In Lolium rigidum isolate FL_2022 chromosome 7, APGP_CSIRO_Lrig_0.1, whole genome shotgun sequence, the DNA window AATAACTTAAACCTAACTAAAATTGACACGTTAAATTTATAACTTTGAATGAAATACGTTAGAATTTTAAAACCTAAACTAATTGCTGCATGGGCTAGGGCGTCAGAaccactccacctcctccaccttggCGGTCGCGCTGCAGCTCGAGCCCGAGCCGTGGCAGCTCATGCTCCCGCCGCGTCGGCTGCTGCTTGTCGACTGCGCTAGCCCCTTTGCCGGCTGTCTGGTCAATGCGTTTACCAAGATCGCTGGCCGATCACGAGAGGCCGACGTAGAGCGGTGCCTCCCATGCGCGTCGGTCGTTCATCGAGTTGGCCATGGCTTGAAGAAGCTCCGTCTCCTTCTCGGGGTTACTGGCGTTGCACATCACTACCACTTCCAACGCGTACACCTCCTCCCACCTTTGCCTAGCGTCGGCGTCTGTGGCTTCTGAAGTGAGGCTTTGACGAATCATGGAGGATGGCGACGGCTCGCGCGTTCACAGGACGGAAGCGGTGAGGAGGCGATGGCTGGCACGCCTGGCAGATCAGAACCATGCTTGTGCGGTGGCCGCTCCTTGGAGGAGACACCGACTCCTCCATTAGGACGACGTACGTAGGCCTGCGTGGCACCATGGACGAGGAGGACCGTGTGGACGATGATACGAACATCATCCTCCTCGGAGTCCACCTCTGCTGCTTTAGGAGTCGATGGAGAAGAGGGCCGAGGGCGGCACCATATGCATGTGCTCATTGTCGGCGGCAATTTACGCCATCCGCGTGTCGAGGGTGTGGGCAGGGGTGCCCCATCAGTGTGCTCAGCCCGCCTTGTTCTGCTGCACCGGCCAGACTGGGCCGACGAACTACCGGATCTTGCGCAGCCGCCTAGCATCGTAGAACCCCCGCCAATGATGTGTGTTGTCGCCGTCCAAGGTCGGAGATTGTCTCTACGCCGGCgagaattcggatgtagaattttcgtgggaacattttgatatattgtgcgttttttttcgagttcgtatgcaaccagaaatccagtttgatgattttcccacgcaattttgcaaaaaaagtcaaaattcatgtttgttaaatttcagtggtgctagatgacataatatatgggaatctcgaaggattttattttttgaaatttcagtgGCGCATATTGTTGGTGTGCCACAGAAGTttataattctgtggcgcacatgccaccatgcgccacagaattttgtaattctgtggcgcacatgccaccatgcgccacagaattttgaacttctgtggcgcacatgccaccatgcgccacagaattctcttcgcccatgtgcactgctggaccccgcgtgggcccatggaaattctatggcgcatccagccacatgcgccacagaaagttgacattctgtggcgcaccagtccatccatgcgccacagaatttcgactttctgtggcgcatatttttggtgcgccacagaaataatttttgtggagcatatttttttggtgcgccacagatgtcatttctacctataatggttttcctactagtgttaccAGAAAAACATCAGTGGAAACCATCCCAGAATTAGGCATACTATTCTTTTACTCAGCTTCTCATCTACAACGAAAGGAAAACGCCAACCAAGCTTGACATACATGGCTATTCCAGCCACGCCTTTCAAACAGCGTCCGGCGCGTCCACATATAGGCTGTTTAGATGGTTGATTTTTAGATGGTTGATGGTTGGTTTTTGCttagatggttgatttttgttacTACTTTGAGTGATCCATGAGATGTAAAACTGATGCTACTGAACCTTGTAATAATATAATATAAAAGTTGTATGTTTTGAGGCTGGGTGATGGTtccatttcaaaaaaagaaaGATAGGCTGTTTGGGATAGGGGTGGgcattcggtcatgaccgaaaatTCGGTTTTTGTATTTCGGTCTATTTCAAATTCGGTTAGAAAAAAATGAAGACCGAAATATACTTGTTACTTTTACTACCCGACAAATTTGGGTACCCAATAATTCGGGTTcgggttcggtcatgaccgaacagtGTGGCCGACGTTGTCAACGGAAAACCTAGACATTATTTAGTAAAAGGTTGGCAACATTTTAGATGTATGTTGGATgttttttcattgcatatattattaTCAATTGGCACGAATAAATGTTCAATAATCTAAACAAAAATATAACAACTCTAGAGAAGTTTATGAACATTCAACAATATCACATCTCACGCATATCACAAAATCTAAGGATTGGGACAGTCTTACGTAAAATTCGGTCAGTTCGGTCTATTCGGTTACTCGAGAACAAAATGACCGAATTGACCAAACTTAATTCGGTCTATAAAATTTTCTACCCAATATTTTATCGGTCATTTCGGTCTCGGTCTTTTCGGGTTCGGTCTCGGTCTTTTCGGTTTCGGTCTTCGGTCATCGGTTTTTTTGCCCACCGTGAGTTTGGGAGACGTCGCCGCACATTGCTACTTTTACAGTATGTCTGTCTAGCGATATTTTAAAACTGTTTTTTTTAATAACTTAAACCTAACTAAAATTGACACGTTAAATTTATAACTTTGAATGAAATACGTTAGAATTTTAAAACCTAAACTAATTGCTGCATGGGCTAGGGCGTCAGAaccactccacctcctccaccttggCGGTCGCGCTGCAGCTCGAGCCCGAGCCGTGGCAGCTCATGCTCCCGCCGCGTCGGCTGCTGCTTGTCGACTGCGCTAGCCCCTTTGCCGGCTGTACGGTCAATGCGTTTACCAAGATCGCTGGCCGATCACGAGAGGCCGACGTAGAGCGGTGCCTCCCATGCGCGTCGGTCGTTCATCGAGTTGGCCATGGCTTGAAGAAGCTCCGTCTCCTTCTCGGGGTTACTGGCGTTGCACATCACTACCACTTCCAACGCGTACACCTCCTCCCACCTTTGCCTAGCGTCGGCGTCTGTGGCTTCTGAAGTGAGGCTTTGACGAATCATGGAGGATGGCGACGACTCGCGCGTTCACAGGACGGAAGTGGTGAGGAGGCGATGGCTGGCACGCCTGGCAGATCAGAACCATGCTTGTGCGGTGGCCGCTCCTTGGAGGAGACACCGACTCCTCCATTAGGACGACGTACGTAGGCCTGCGTGGCACCATGGACGAGGAGGACCGTGTGGACGATGATACGAACATCATCCTCCTCGGAGTCCACCTCTGCTGCTTTAGGAGTCGATGGAGAAGAGGGCCGAGGGCGGCACCATATGCATGTGCTCATTGTCGGCGGCAATTTACGCCATCCGCGTGTCGAGGGTGTGGGCAGGGGTGCCCCATCAGTGTGCTCAGACCGCCTTGTTCTGCTGCACCGGCCAGGCCGAGGCCGACGAACTACCGGATCTTGCGCAGCCGCCTAGCATCGTAGAACCCCCGCCAATGATGTGTGTTGTCGCCGTCCAAGGTCGGAGATTGTCTCTACGCCGGCGAGAGTTTCTCGCGGTGGGTATTGACCTCGCGCCACCACCGCGTGGTGTTCGGCTTGGAAACCAATGGGATACTGATGCCACCATTTCTCAACATCCACCCCAACAACAGGTGTATGTCTGGCGGGGCAAGGTACTGGGGGTGCTCGTACAAAGCCCTTGCCTCCTCGACAGTGAGTTGTGCAGGGAGAAACCgttcgccgccgcgcctccctcacGCATGTCTTCCATCTTCTTCACGGGCAATGCTCTGGGGCTCCAGTTGAGTGGCGACGGTGCTCTTACCCGGGAAGCCGAAAATGGTAAACCAGTGAAGAGCACACCACTAACAAAAATGGGAGTTTTCACACCAACAACTAAAAAAGATAAACAACCAAccggaaatggtgaatggaacctgggtacgcgcgcacccgtttacgtaaagttcaaaataatgctatttaaaagtttcaaaaaaatgtgatgtaaaattttgcatgtatatactatgttgatacttactcgtgttttcacggaaaaataccattgtatgtgaCCCACACAAatatgacaaaatgcaaattcctattcctgtgaatagtacaaattcctgttcactattctcatttggacattttgtcatttttatgcaggccacacacaatggtattttttcgtgaaaacttacacgagtaagtatcaacataatatgtacatgcaaaaatttacttcacatttttttgaaaatttttaaataacattttttgaacttttcgtaaacgggtgtgcgcgcacccaggttccaaacgtccgggtcgAACAACCAACGCACTTAAGATCCTTTAGAGATGGAGATATTTTGTATAGCGACATCACCAAACAGCATCTATGCAAGAAGAGTCGTCTCCTTTAGTGGCTGCAATCAGGCATCACGCATCTCGAGTTTGTATGTATATATGCTTTAGACGTTCAAATATTAATTACAATACCGGTCCTAATAGGAACCCAAAGGGAAGAAGAGTTAACAAGGGGTGATGACTAGTAGCAAAAGCACAAGAACGCGTAGCACCGGAATGGTAAAAAAAATGTTCGGCGGATAAGTACACACCCATAATTTATTCCAAAATCAGAATCTTTCGCAACGAGTGGTCAAGCTGGCAGATCCCACAGATGAGCATCCTTATGCATGTGAACGGCAAGGATTTCCACCGTGTCCCATTTCATAAGCAGTTGCATTTTTTCCTTCAAAAAAAAAGCAGTTGCATTTTTGCTCGTGGTCGACTGTCGGTGACTATCTTAATCAGGTTTACTAGTGGAGTACACACCATTTGCTAATCATCTTGAGCCTGAGCATGTATTGCGAATACGCATAATACAAGCTATCATCCATCCTATAAATAACCTCACACCATCCATCATCTAGTTTGGCCTTCGAAACCCGCCGGGTTAACTATAACTAAGCTAGCTACTGTCACTCTGATCTCCCTAGGAGTTGCTACACACGTCAATACTCGACTACTCCTCCCGGTATGTTAAACGAAACCACCCAAGTGCACGGTGGGCATGAGCTAGTGCTGAATTCATCCACGACGACGGTGAAGCCAGCAGTACCGATACAGGAGCACCGCATGCCGCTGTCTAACCTCGACCTCCTCCTACCGCCGCTCGACGTAAGCGTCTTCTTCTGCTACCTCCACCCTGCGCCCATGGCGGCCGCTCTCAAGGAAGCGCTGGCCAAGGTGCTCGTCAAATACTACCCGCTTGCCGGGGAGGTTGTGGCCAACACCGCCGGGGAGCCGGAACTGCTGTGCCACAGCCGTGGTGTGGATTTTACGGAGGCGAGCGCCGACAACGCCATGCTGCGGGAGCTCCGGCTTGGCATGGTGGACGAGGGTGTCCAGATGCTGGTTCCCGCCAAAAAGGCCGGTGTGATATCTGTTCAGGTAGTATATACTATCGATCCTTTATCTATGTCTTGTTTTGAAATATAAAGTTCGTAGATGCATCATGTAAAAGTGTAAAATAGGTCTCAATTTTATTCTAAGAAACAATTTCCAATAAAATAGCATACCTATTATTTCTCTTTTGTCTCGGGTAGTATTTGGCGAAATACTCCCTCTTCAAAGCAAATAATATACTCGAATGGTTATTCTTATCCAATGGTACTATGGTTAattggggagtgatgttttggaacatgggagcatatgctccctatattttgaaatgcatcttacacatattttaaattttaaaaaattgaaacaaaaaattcgcacgtacatcttcatgtgctacgcgcttacaaagttgtttcataaaaaataaacttatcatgtgacagTGTGTaagaaagacaaaattcagtgctgaaaacaatgcttttcccaggataagttttctcttttttacataggccacaaaaaatattattttttcgtgaaacttgacgcatacacatatattatggagatgtacatgtagaattttttttcaaaaattttccacacttcgaaatatgttttgttggtagagggagcatacgcacccgggagccaaattgaatttcctgGTTAATTGTTTTGAAAAAGTGTGTGCAACATGCTTCGAATAAAAGCTTACAATAGTTTATTTTTACACTTAATGTTTGTAGCTACTATTGCTAATTGCCTTCCCTTACACACACATGGTACGTACGTGTGCGCACAGGTCACGAGGTTTAAGTGCGGTGGTGCCGTCGTTGGCTGCACCTTCGACCACAGAGTGTGTGACGCCTACTCCTTCAACATGTTCCTAGTCGCATGGGCCACCGTATCACGCGGTGGCTCCACACCTCCGGACCCGTCCTTTTGCCGCTCCCTAGTCTCCCCGCGCGATCCATCACCGCGCACGCCTTCCACCAATGCCCTGATCGATCGTCTATTCTCCCCTCTCAGCTCAACGCCTCTCCCTCCAGCCTCGACCTCGGTCAACCGCATCTACCACATATACGCCGATGATGTCGTGGCGCTACAGGCATCGGCCGGGCCTGGGTGCACAAAGCTCGAGGCCTTCACGGCCCACCTATGGCAGCTCTGCTCCAGAGCGGCCTCTGAATGTCAGCGTACGTGCTGCATGGGAATGGTGATGGACGGGCGTGCTCGCATTTCCCCGTCCCCAGACAACACCATGAAGGCCTACTTTGGCAATGTGTTGACCATACCGTACGGTGTCATCAGCATGGACGATCTTCGCCGACGCATGTCTCTTGCCGACGTGGCCAGCGACGTGCACCGGTGGGTGCGCGAGGCCGCGACATACGAGCACTTTCGGGGTTTGGTCGACTGGGTAGAGGCACTACGCCCTGAGCCTGCCGTGGCTAGAGCCTACTTCGGTGGCACTGGTGGCGTGGAGGCGATGACGTGCATCATGTCATCGGGGATGGGTTTTCCAATCGGTGAGGCCGACTTCGGGTGGGGCACGCCAGCGTTTGCATCGTATCACTTCCCGTGGCCCGGTGGCGCGGCCTACGTGATGCCGATGCCAAGCGCACATGGTGATGGAGATTGGATTGTGTACGTGCATGCGGCACCCGAGTTGATGAAGGTGATGGAGGAGAAGCCGACTGTTTTCAAGACCCTCAAGAACAGCTATGTGTTCGGATGATAAAGGGGCCGGCGGTATCTTGCTCGTAATTTACGAGGAGAACAGCTAGCGGCCTGGCTATTTTCATTCTTTATCGAGCAGCTAATATATTTCGTATATGACATACCATATGTGGTGCATATATGTGTGTCATGTATTCCACTATTGTGttatctaattttttttttttgtgtatgtatgtatgattcgcGTGAGTTGTAAGTTGTAACACCACCACCAACTACGTCGTTGCTGGTAACCTTACCTTTCAAAAATCAACACTCGAATCCAAGTATATGAAATGATGTAACAAAGCATATTGTGTGATAGTTTGATTTTCCAACCAGCATAAtcccctttcctttattgcataaAGGAAATACAATGTTCACTAGAAGGACATCAAATAAggaaagatagcaaagcaatggaTACGAAGGattttttttagagcaaccacgtattttattaatagaaaatcaagttacatgagtaaacaagtggaaACTACCGGACAGACCAGGAGAAAATAGTTGTCCGGAAAACTTTGCAGAAAAAACCTAAAGGACATAAATATACAAAATTATCCCTAAGATTTCTTGCACTTGCTGAAGCCAGTGACTGCCGCCAAACTCCAACGCCTCCTAGACACGCGTtgagacgccgagcctccaccattgccagATCCAAAATAGCACCATCACCAACGagtctttgtgagtcgatgaccaGGCCCAttgcaagcagcgaggcacatgtcgttgtggaacgtcgaccgggggacgtcccAGATCCGCCGCATCCCATCAACGAGGTCGAGGAATAACGACAAATCCACCATCCTCGAACTAGCATCCTTGCTCCAGAGCATCCACCTCGCCCCGGCTCCCagcgccgtcgtggacaacgacagACGCCAGAGACACGTCCAGAAACAGATCTCGCCAAATCTGAAGAACAACGAGAAGACCAAGTtgccgacctgaaagatcgacaagcacacgttgaCAACAACTCCGAGACGTCGCCGTAAATGTCGCCGCCGGTGTGGAATTGGAGTTGAGGCAGATTAATTTTTCCGggtgccgctcccaccaccccaacaagGTACCACAACAGACAAGTCCTAACTACAAAGCGGAGGAACGAGGTCCTCTCCCTCTCCTGCCGTCGGAGCGGCAGGCGGAGGGAGAAgggcccaaggctgctgcccgtgAAGATAGGATCTGGCCGCCTGCCACCCGCCGCCTGGGAGAGCGAGGCAAAACGGTTCGTGTTGCAAACCCAGTTCAAGCAGAGAGCCAAGCACAATAGATAGGGAGTTGGGGCAGTAGCAGGAAAGCCGCTATGAGTGCTCGATCTCGAGCACCCCTACGGGGCAAAAACCTACTACCATCAGAGCTCGAGAACAGTTCTAACATCAGCCAACTGGCAAGAAATACCACTCAAAACAACACCAAAAGAACACAGGTACGAACCAAAAGGAAAAGGCTAGAAGTGTTCACGCGCAGGAAGATCTCCACTTTCTgcacttttctttctttttttttcttagagCTACACATGATCAGGGAACACACCATCACTCAGTCTTCAATCCTATGAGAAACATGATCACCAACTCCTCGCGTGATTAGGGTCATGCCAGCAGCTTCATCATCTTCCTTGTCCCCTTAATCATCAAGTTCTTGCCATCTGAAGTCTGCAAACCTGCCCAGTATAGCAAGGAAGAGCACATAGTAAAAACAGCCTCTAGAGGAGATCGGAGAATATAGTTCTCAAAAGCCACACCATTCCGAACTATCCGAACTAGCTAAGTGGCTGCGCGTTGCAGCGAAACAACAAAAATGTAAActtgaaaaatacaaaataactcatctacatataatttacactaactagttgaatgcccgtgcggttTTCTCAAATTTCTTTTAGTTCTATGCAAATGTCCTATATGTAAACATAGTGAAAGAATAAAAAAACATGTATAAAAAGAGATAGATACATAGTAATCTAAAAGAAACATCACTTTGCTTGAAGTATCTTGATAATAAATATCAAATGCATAAGAATCAAGTACATAACTAAATATTTTCTACAGTATTGATTAAGATCTAGTCACTGATATTCTCAAAATTATTCTTGTACAACAGCCAGCGTGTTGTCTTCAACTCTATTGCATGATAGATGAGTTTGTGTACCAAAAAATTATTCTTTAGTTTCTAACCATCATCCAAGAGCAATAATGTTGTTACGATTAAAAGTACACATGGAAGATGTATAAAAGATCAATAGACAAAGATTCAGAGTAGTTTCACAATCAAGCGCGTTGCTTGGAGCATCACAAAGCAGCTAAGAGATGGCTTGCATATATTGTTCCTAGCTCTATCAAtatttttttacaaaaatatCTCTCTCTCTGAGAGAAGAAAGCAACATGTTAATCCCTTATATTCGGTGAGCAGATCTTGCTCCGTATTCCCATTTGTCGTTGCCAGGAACAATTACATCTTGTTGATTAATATTTCACTTGGAAACTGTCTCAGGTAATAGTTTTCATATATATTGCCCATGTGATGTAGTAGTACAAGCTTGTGTGACGATGGTAGGATGAGAGTCCGCCCGTTACGCTTCGCCTAAATCATGTGGCTTCCTCATGCCATTGTCCACCGGATTGTCCAACTGAACAAGAACAACCAGCTCAATACGATGTGTACACACATATCTCTGCAGATCCACAAATATTAACACTGACCTCAAATGTGCTCTAGCTTGGTATACAAGTATATATGCCATTCTTGAGCTTCTTTAGAACATGAAAAGTCCATTGGATGCTTGACGCTATCATGTAATCGAGAAAGTGACAATAAATACACATTCACAAACATATAAATATACTTACTCAAAGCAAAATGAAGGTGCACCTGAATGATTTTATATTAATTGCAATCAAGCTAGTCCTAGAAATTCAGCTCATATAATGACTGGTGCTACGAATTCAGGTTGATGTCTTAACTCTTACCTTGTTAGCTTGGAGGGTGCCATTACTCCTCCTGATCCCGTCTTCATTATATATTATACCGAGGTTTGTTCCTTGTGCTCCTCAGCCCTTTCCTTAttcacttcattatctttctataaAGAAACTAAGTATTAGGCGCAACGGACATATTGATAAAGTAGGTACGAAACTTCACACTGTATTTTTCAAAAATCTTTTAAACTTGATAGCAAGTCAAATATTATTGATCTGCAGGCTACA includes these proteins:
- the LOC124678640 gene encoding coniferyl alcohol acyltransferase-like, producing MLNETTQVHGGHELVLNSSTTTVKPAVPIQEHRMPLSNLDLLLPPLDVSVFFCYLHPAPMAAALKEALAKVLVKYYPLAGEVVANTAGEPELLCHSRGVDFTEASADNAMLRELRLGMVDEGVQMLVPAKKAGVISVQVTRFKCGGAVVGCTFDHRVCDAYSFNMFLVAWATVSRGGSTPPDPSFCRSLVSPRDPSPRTPSTNALIDRLFSPLSSTPLPPASTSVNRIYHIYADDVVALQASAGPGCTKLEAFTAHLWQLCSRAASECQRTCCMGMVMDGRARISPSPDNTMKAYFGNVLTIPYGVISMDDLRRRMSLADVASDVHRWVREAATYEHFRGLVDWVEALRPEPAVARAYFGGTGGVEAMTCIMSSGMGFPIGEADFGWGTPAFASYHFPWPGGAAYVMPMPSAHGDGDWIVYVHAAPELMKVMEEKPTVFKTLKNSYVFG